One genomic window of Deltaproteobacteria bacterium includes the following:
- a CDS encoding CoA transferase has protein sequence MNTSDSKLPLSGIRVANFGWVWAGPVVGQTLGFLGADVLKIESRARIDLTRMLPPFGEGIRDPDRSLSNHACWAGNGSVSLNLKHPEGRALARELIARCDVVIENFGPGVMDGLGLGWDALRAVKPDLVMFSMPAAGLTGPLKDIRTYGLSLTSTTGLDSLVGYGDGTPIPVENAFSDPYNGIMGAFAILAALHHRDRTGMGQHVDYSQQEAVMQMVGPAFMDYALNGRSAGALGNRHPRAAAAPHGVFPCAGEDRWIAIAVTNDDAWQALVAAMERPAWATAPELAALPGRLAALDDLHARLAAWTADQDDYELARRLQAAGVAATPVLNVADLLRDPHWRARGTFIEVVHPLGFKETIYGAYVKTSRSAITVRPGPRIGQDNERVFKRLLGMDDARYQTLVAAQTIY, from the coding sequence GTGAACACGTCCGACTCGAAGCTCCCCCTCTCCGGGATCCGCGTCGCGAACTTCGGCTGGGTCTGGGCCGGACCCGTCGTCGGCCAGACGCTCGGCTTCCTCGGCGCCGACGTCCTCAAGATCGAGTCGCGCGCCCGCATCGACCTGACCCGCATGCTGCCGCCCTTCGGCGAGGGCATCCGCGACCCCGACCGCAGCCTCTCGAACCACGCCTGCTGGGCGGGCAACGGCAGCGTGTCGCTGAACCTCAAGCACCCCGAGGGCCGCGCGCTCGCCAGGGAGCTGATCGCTCGGTGCGACGTCGTGATCGAGAACTTCGGCCCCGGCGTCATGGACGGGCTCGGGCTCGGCTGGGACGCGCTCCGCGCCGTGAAGCCGGACCTCGTGATGTTCTCGATGCCGGCCGCCGGGCTGACCGGTCCGTTGAAGGACATCCGCACCTACGGCTTGAGCCTCACCAGCACGACCGGCCTCGACAGCCTGGTCGGCTACGGCGACGGCACGCCGATCCCGGTCGAGAACGCCTTCTCCGACCCCTACAACGGCATCATGGGCGCCTTCGCGATCCTGGCGGCGCTGCACCACCGCGACCGCACCGGCATGGGCCAGCACGTCGACTACTCGCAGCAGGAAGCCGTCATGCAAATGGTCGGCCCCGCCTTCATGGACTACGCGCTGAACGGCCGCTCCGCGGGCGCCCTCGGGAATCGCCACCCGCGCGCCGCCGCCGCGCCCCACGGCGTCTTCCCGTGCGCCGGCGAGGACCGCTGGATCGCGATCGCGGTCACGAACGACGACGCGTGGCAGGCGCTCGTCGCCGCGATGGAGCGGCCGGCGTGGGCGACCGCACCCGAGCTCGCGGCCCTCCCCGGCCGCCTCGCCGCGCTCGACGATCTGCACGCGCGGCTCGCCGCCTGGACCGCCGACCAAGACGACTACGAGCTCGCCCGCCGACTGCAAGCCGCGGGCGTCGCCGCCACACCCGTCCTGAACGTCGCCGACCTGCTCCGCGACCCGCACTGGCGCGCGCGCGGCACCTTCATCGAGGTCGTCCACCCCCTCGGCTTCAAGGAGACGATCTACGGCGCCTACGTGAAGACGAGTCGGAGCGCGATCACGGTCCGGCCGGGCCCGCGCATCGGCCAGGACAACGAGCGCGTGTTCAAGCGCCTGCTCGGCATGGACGACGCGCGCTACCAGACGCTGGTCGCCGCGCAGACGATCTACTAG
- a CDS encoding NAD(P)/FAD-dependent oxidoreductase, protein MSNMTYDAVICGGGNKALMLAMYLTKFAGMKCGVFERRHEIGGGLATEEIAAPGFRGNTHANLMLPWYWTPLYRDFPEFWDYGAMIDQYRCSDGAIFLDTQKCLAIYSQKVDPSQERTATQIARFSQKDADTWLKLWRMTNTEAFQRVMYDNVLNPAEWQARPEVMDRQMAILSVLHEAGIDPMPYLTASPMEAVRMMFESPELQYTVLRFFPSSVMNVRDASKGALLLGMVSMLPQMSFVRGGTHMVAHACHQWLVQHGCEFHLNKTVTKVLHDGKRASGIELHDGTQVDAGKLVITAGLSVMQLLDIVGREVFGSEVCDKVDKLSFNNIGNIMWYSYALHEAPTYIAEAFNPDIHETFWLGLTNSADVEHLARECDEATRGQIPAMNDFNPVVWCHSLVDPSYAPPGKHVAQHEMQGPGALDLSPSDYLHLKDKHAADMIAFWGKFAPNMTWDNVIGIDTNSPFDVRRMANLAPHGNFAGIDKSASQDGPNRPTPELANHRTPIHNLYCTGGYWHVGGEASSAQAYNCYKIIASDLKLEQQPWQQAGNEEPDALLEQQRLLVERVRKTFPVQGES, encoded by the coding sequence ATGTCGAACATGACGTACGATGCCGTGATCTGCGGCGGCGGGAACAAGGCGCTGATGCTGGCGATGTATCTGACCAAGTTTGCCGGCATGAAGTGCGGCGTCTTCGAGCGGCGTCACGAGATTGGCGGCGGTCTGGCCACGGAAGAAATCGCGGCTCCTGGCTTTCGCGGCAACACCCACGCCAACCTCATGCTGCCGTGGTACTGGACGCCGCTGTACCGCGACTTTCCGGAGTTCTGGGATTACGGCGCCATGATCGATCAGTACCGCTGCAGCGACGGCGCGATCTTCCTGGATACGCAAAAATGCCTCGCGATCTACAGTCAGAAGGTCGATCCGTCACAGGAACGCACCGCGACGCAGATCGCCCGTTTCTCGCAGAAGGACGCGGATACCTGGCTCAAGCTCTGGCGCATGACCAACACGGAGGCGTTCCAGCGGGTCATGTACGACAACGTGCTGAATCCGGCCGAATGGCAGGCGCGGCCGGAGGTGATGGACCGTCAGATGGCCATCTTGTCCGTGCTGCACGAGGCCGGCATCGATCCCATGCCGTACCTGACCGCCTCTCCGATGGAGGCCGTACGCATGATGTTCGAGAGCCCGGAGCTGCAATACACCGTGCTGCGGTTCTTTCCCTCGTCGGTGATGAACGTGCGCGACGCGAGCAAGGGCGCGCTCCTCCTGGGCATGGTGAGCATGCTGCCCCAGATGTCGTTCGTCCGCGGCGGGACTCACATGGTTGCGCACGCCTGCCATCAGTGGCTGGTGCAACACGGCTGCGAGTTCCACCTCAACAAGACCGTCACCAAGGTGCTGCACGACGGCAAGCGTGCTTCCGGCATCGAGCTGCACGACGGCACGCAGGTGGATGCCGGCAAGCTGGTGATCACCGCCGGTCTCAGCGTGATGCAGCTGCTCGACATCGTCGGCCGCGAGGTGTTCGGGTCCGAGGTCTGCGACAAGGTCGACAAGCTCTCGTTCAACAATATCGGCAATATCATGTGGTACAGCTACGCTTTGCACGAAGCGCCGACGTACATCGCCGAAGCGTTCAATCCGGACATCCACGAAACCTTTTGGCTGGGATTGACGAATTCCGCCGATGTCGAGCACCTGGCCCGCGAGTGCGACGAAGCAACGCGGGGACAGATCCCGGCGATGAACGACTTCAATCCGGTGGTGTGGTGCCATAGTCTCGTCGACCCCTCCTACGCGCCGCCCGGCAAGCACGTGGCGCAGCACGAGATGCAGGGTCCGGGCGCGCTCGATCTGTCGCCCAGTGACTACCTGCATCTCAAGGACAAGCACGCAGCCGACATGATTGCCTTCTGGGGGAAGTTCGCGCCCAATATGACGTGGGACAACGTCATCGGCATCGACACCAACAGCCCGTTCGACGTCCGCCGTATGGCCAACCTGGCGCCGCACGGCAACTTCGCCGGTATCGACAAGTCGGCGTCGCAGGACGGCCCCAATCGGCCCACGCCGGAGCTGGCGAATCACCGCACCCCGATTCACAACCTGTATTGCACCGGAGGCTACTGGCATGTCGGCGGCGAAGCCAGCAGTGCGCAAGCGTACAACTGCTACAAGATCATCGCTTCGGACCTGAAGCTCGAGCAGCAGCCCTGGCAGCAGGCGGGCAACGAAGAGCCGGATGCTCTCCTGGAACAACAACGACTGCTGGTGGAGCGGGTCCGGAAGACGTTTCCGGTGCAAGGAGAGTCGTAG
- a CDS encoding CoA transferase: MPPGALHGITVLELGEYVSAPYCAKLFADYGADVVKAEPPRGDPSRTWGPFPGDVPHPERSGTYFFLNTDKRGITLDLSTPRGGELARALAAKVDVVIENHKPGTLASWGLDHASLAALNPGLVLISITPFGQTGPYSDWLGTDLNAFHLSGASSRYCGRPGEAPLEHGTFAADFYGAVTAATWGLAAVYGRVRVGGGQHLDVSCAEAIAATFVGGQNIGGCAQDGRFERRTGVGMPLGAPATILPCKDGHVWMLALEPGQWNGLARVMGNPEWMTVDIFQDMYQRAQNADAIYPLLVEWTMEHGKREIMDRCQAEGVPVTAVFTIAEAAEHPHLAARGYLTEIDHPALGRVRDLGAPFKLPASPGGPTRPAPLLGQHNAEVYGERLGLDGAALDALRRDGVI; the protein is encoded by the coding sequence ATGCCGCCCGGCGCCCTCCACGGCATCACCGTCCTCGAACTCGGCGAGTACGTCTCGGCGCCGTACTGCGCGAAGCTCTTCGCCGACTACGGCGCCGACGTCGTGAAGGCCGAGCCGCCGCGCGGCGACCCGAGCCGCACGTGGGGTCCGTTCCCGGGCGACGTGCCCCATCCGGAGAGGAGCGGAACGTACTTCTTCCTGAACACCGACAAGCGCGGCATTACCCTCGACCTCTCGACCCCGCGCGGCGGCGAGCTCGCGCGCGCGCTCGCGGCGAAGGTCGACGTGGTGATCGAGAACCACAAGCCCGGCACGCTGGCGTCCTGGGGCCTCGACCACGCCAGCCTCGCCGCCCTGAACCCGGGCCTCGTCCTGATCTCGATCACGCCGTTCGGGCAGACCGGACCCTATTCCGACTGGCTCGGCACCGATCTGAACGCCTTCCATCTCTCGGGCGCGAGCAGCCGCTACTGCGGCCGCCCGGGCGAGGCGCCGCTCGAGCACGGGACGTTCGCCGCGGACTTCTACGGCGCGGTGACGGCCGCCACCTGGGGCCTCGCCGCCGTCTACGGCCGCGTGCGCGTCGGCGGCGGCCAGCACCTCGACGTGTCGTGCGCGGAGGCGATCGCGGCGACCTTCGTCGGCGGCCAGAACATCGGCGGCTGCGCCCAGGACGGGAGGTTCGAGCGCCGCACCGGCGTCGGCATGCCGCTCGGCGCGCCGGCGACGATCCTGCCGTGCAAGGACGGCCACGTCTGGATGCTCGCGCTCGAGCCCGGACAGTGGAACGGCCTCGCGCGCGTGATGGGGAATCCCGAATGGATGACCGTCGACATCTTTCAGGACATGTACCAGCGCGCGCAGAACGCCGACGCGATCTACCCGCTGCTCGTCGAGTGGACGATGGAGCACGGCAAGCGCGAGATCATGGACCGCTGCCAGGCCGAGGGCGTGCCCGTGACCGCCGTCTTCACGATCGCGGAAGCGGCGGAGCACCCGCACCTCGCGGCGCGCGGCTATCTGACGGAGATCGATCACCCGGCGCTCGGGCGCGTCCGCGACCTCGGCGCGCCCTTCAAGCTGCCGGCGAGTCCGGGCGGCCCGACGCGGCCGGCGCCGCTCCTCGGCCAGCACAACGCCGAGGTCTACGGCGAGCGGCTCGGCCTCGACGGGGCCGCGCTCGACGCACTCCGCCGCGACGGCGTGATCTGA
- a CDS encoding multicopper oxidase family protein, translating into MRAGALLLLLALLASACRPSPPVDPAVAEFGDAYPAEVSERGGVRRYDLVAAPAILPMLDGRRLAVWAYDGQVPGPILHATVGERVRIHFTNRLSEATTVHWHGVRVPHAMDGVPGLTQPPVEPGASFDYEFVPKDAGTFWFHPHLRSPEQVERGLFGVFVVHEVDPPSFSQDVVWVLDDWRLGGDGAIDPAFVTRHDLMHDGRWGNVVTVNGRVNETLVVRPGERIRLRLLNTANGRVFRPDFSGLDARVIAVDGMTTPRPVDPAGFELAPGNRLDLDLTIPADAAGRQFRIVDGFVQGRPNSLGWIRIEGDPVPTPSFPSPARAHVPAWKAVPNEPTLQFELQAQRGGPYGVAWTLNGEAATDHAHHPGSALVLGRFARLRFVNASFRLHPMHTHGMFFKVLARNGAPVDEPWWRDTVLVHAKETVDVGLVPLDAGRWMMHCHVLEHAEAGMMTTLDVAPPSPG; encoded by the coding sequence GTGAGAGCGGGGGCGCTGCTCCTCCTGCTCGCGCTGCTCGCGAGCGCGTGCCGCCCGAGCCCGCCCGTCGACCCGGCCGTCGCCGAGTTCGGCGACGCCTATCCGGCCGAGGTCTCCGAGCGCGGCGGCGTGCGCCGCTACGATCTCGTCGCCGCGCCGGCGATCCTCCCGATGCTCGACGGCCGCCGGCTCGCGGTCTGGGCCTACGACGGCCAGGTTCCCGGCCCGATCCTGCACGCCACGGTCGGCGAGCGCGTCCGCATCCATTTCACCAACCGCCTCTCCGAGGCCACGACGGTCCACTGGCACGGCGTTCGCGTGCCGCACGCGATGGACGGCGTGCCGGGTCTCACGCAGCCCCCGGTCGAGCCGGGCGCGTCCTTCGACTACGAGTTCGTGCCGAAGGACGCCGGCACCTTCTGGTTCCACCCGCATCTGCGCTCGCCCGAGCAGGTCGAGCGCGGGCTCTTCGGCGTCTTCGTGGTCCACGAGGTCGACCCACCGTCGTTCTCGCAGGACGTCGTCTGGGTGCTGGACGACTGGCGGCTCGGCGGCGACGGGGCCATCGACCCCGCGTTCGTGACGCGGCACGACCTCATGCACGACGGCCGCTGGGGCAACGTCGTCACGGTGAACGGCCGCGTGAACGAGACCCTCGTGGTGCGCCCCGGCGAACGCATCCGGCTCCGTCTCCTCAACACGGCGAACGGCCGCGTCTTCCGTCCGGATTTCTCCGGCCTCGACGCCCGGGTGATCGCCGTCGACGGCATGACGACTCCCCGGCCCGTCGATCCGGCCGGCTTCGAGCTCGCGCCCGGAAACCGCCTCGACCTCGATCTCACCATCCCCGCCGACGCGGCGGGCCGGCAGTTCCGGATCGTCGACGGCTTCGTGCAAGGTCGCCCGAACAGCCTCGGCTGGATCCGGATCGAGGGCGACCCCGTCCCGACGCCGAGCTTCCCGTCCCCCGCCCGCGCCCACGTACCCGCGTGGAAGGCCGTGCCGAACGAGCCGACGCTGCAATTCGAGCTGCAAGCGCAGCGCGGCGGCCCCTACGGCGTCGCCTGGACCCTCAACGGCGAGGCCGCGACCGACCACGCCCACCATCCCGGCAGCGCGCTCGTCCTCGGCCGCTTCGCCCGCCTCCGCTTCGTGAACGCGTCGTTCCGTCTCCATCCCATGCACACCCACGGAATGTTCTTCAAAGTCCTCGCCCGCAACGGCGCGCCGGTCGACGAGCCGTGGTGGCGCGACACCGTGCTCGTGCACGCGAAGGAGACCGTCGACGTCGGCCTCGTGCCGCTCGATGCCGGCCGCTGGATGATGCACTGCCACGTCCTGGAGCACGCCGAGGCCGGCATGATGACGACCCTCGACGTCGCGCCTCCATCCCCCGGTTGA
- a CDS encoding nitronate monooxygenase, which yields MIQTRFTERFGLRYPLMGAPMAMHSGGTLAAAVSKAGGLGSFGGVHISQGREWVTRQVELIRSATDQPFGVGFITAFLPMFEGHFQATLDAKTPVIALSFGAPAQAIARAKEAGAVVMCQIQTPAGAREALDGGADILVAQGNEAGGHTGTMNLLPLLAAVTEAYPDVTVLAAGGISSGRALAAVLAAGADGAWAGTAFLATPEAVEVGNAYKQAIVESDGTDTVYTRAYDVLRGAPWPEGIAERVRRNAFTEEWDGRDEEVAANRQELTARVFGPAARPEATPVLYGQGAAAIARVRPAAEVMDEICSAAERLLGERSGLLR from the coding sequence ATGATCCAGACCCGATTCACGGAGCGTTTCGGCCTGCGGTATCCACTCATGGGCGCGCCGATGGCGATGCATAGCGGCGGGACGCTTGCCGCGGCCGTGTCGAAGGCGGGCGGCCTCGGCAGCTTTGGCGGTGTCCACATCTCGCAGGGGCGGGAGTGGGTGACTCGCCAGGTAGAGCTGATCCGCTCCGCGACGGACCAGCCATTCGGGGTTGGCTTCATCACGGCCTTCCTGCCGATGTTCGAGGGGCACTTTCAGGCGACCCTGGACGCGAAGACGCCGGTGATCGCGCTTTCGTTCGGCGCGCCCGCGCAGGCGATCGCGCGGGCAAAAGAGGCCGGCGCCGTGGTGATGTGCCAGATCCAGACGCCGGCCGGCGCGCGGGAGGCGCTTGACGGCGGAGCCGATATCTTGGTGGCGCAAGGCAATGAAGCCGGCGGGCACACCGGAACGATGAATCTGCTGCCGCTGCTGGCGGCCGTGACCGAGGCGTACCCGGACGTGACCGTGCTGGCAGCGGGCGGGATCAGCTCCGGGCGCGCGCTGGCGGCGGTGCTGGCCGCGGGTGCCGACGGCGCGTGGGCGGGAACGGCGTTCCTGGCCACGCCGGAAGCCGTCGAGGTTGGCAACGCGTACAAGCAGGCGATCGTCGAGAGCGATGGCACGGACACCGTCTACACACGCGCATACGACGTGCTGCGGGGTGCGCCGTGGCCGGAAGGGATTGCGGAGCGTGTGCGCCGCAACGCGTTCACGGAGGAGTGGGACGGCCGCGACGAAGAGGTGGCGGCGAACCGCCAGGAACTGACTGCCCGCGTGTTCGGGCCGGCGGCGAGGCCGGAGGCCACGCCCGTGCTGTACGGTCAGGGCGCCGCGGCCATCGCCCGAGTGAGGCCGGCAGCCGAGGTGATGGACGAGATCTGTTCCGCCGCGGAACGGCTTCTGGGCGAGCGCTCCGGCCTCCTCCGTTAG
- a CDS encoding beta-propeller fold lactonase family protein — protein MAKDAVAALRWSTPILWTLGLLLSPAISAAPLGPLALRGCVSETGAVGGCSNGVALAGALGVTVSPDSKHAYVVASILGSGGVTAFARDKATGALTQLAGAAGCVNETGAGGCTDGVAVSNACALAVSPDGKHVYVASCKSNAIAVFARDKKTGGLTQLAGIDGCVSETGTGGVCADGIALDDPIAVAVSRDGKHVYVASFFGDSIAVFGRNKKTGALTQLAGTAGCISETGTGGACADGIALDGADSVAVSADGKHVYVAAANSGAVAVFARTKATGALTQLAASAACVSDDGTSGACADGEALSGADAVALSADGKHAYVGAVASDSVAIFARNKKTGVLTQLPGTDGCVSETGSGGACIDGVGLDGPRSIAVSRSGKDLYVASSVGDAVAVFRRNKKTGTLAQLPGTDGCVSETGSGGDCADGVVLDGAHGVAVSAAGKHVYVASDVSGAVSAFGR, from the coding sequence ATGGCGAAAGACGCCGTTGCTGCCCTACGGTGGAGCACGCCGATCCTCTGGACGCTCGGCCTGCTACTGAGCCCCGCGATCTCCGCCGCCCCCTTGGGTCCGCTCGCTCTTCGCGGCTGCGTGAGCGAGACCGGCGCCGTGGGCGGCTGCAGCAACGGCGTCGCGCTCGCGGGTGCGCTCGGCGTCACCGTGAGCCCCGACAGCAAGCACGCGTACGTCGTGGCGTCGATCCTCGGGAGCGGAGGCGTGACCGCCTTCGCCCGCGACAAGGCGACCGGCGCGCTGACGCAGCTCGCCGGAGCGGCCGGGTGCGTGAACGAGACCGGTGCCGGCGGTTGCACCGACGGTGTCGCCGTCAGCAACGCGTGCGCGCTCGCCGTGTCGCCCGACGGCAAGCACGTCTACGTCGCGTCCTGCAAGAGCAACGCGATCGCGGTGTTCGCGCGCGACAAGAAGACCGGCGGCCTGACGCAGCTCGCAGGGATCGACGGGTGCGTGAGCGAGACGGGCACGGGGGGCGTCTGCGCCGACGGGATCGCGCTCGACGATCCGATCGCCGTCGCCGTGAGCCGCGACGGCAAGCACGTCTACGTCGCGTCGTTCTTCGGCGACTCCATCGCGGTGTTCGGTCGCAACAAGAAGACCGGAGCGCTGACCCAGCTCGCGGGCACGGCCGGTTGCATCAGCGAGACCGGCACCGGCGGCGCGTGCGCCGACGGCATCGCGCTCGACGGTGCCGACTCCGTCGCGGTGAGTGCCGACGGCAAGCACGTCTACGTCGCGGCGGCCAACAGCGGCGCCGTCGCCGTCTTCGCCCGGACGAAGGCGACCGGCGCGCTCACGCAGCTGGCCGCATCCGCCGCATGCGTGAGTGACGACGGAACGAGCGGCGCCTGCGCCGACGGCGAAGCCCTGAGCGGCGCGGATGCCGTCGCCCTCAGCGCCGACGGCAAGCACGCGTACGTCGGCGCGGTCGCGAGCGACTCCGTCGCGATCTTCGCCCGCAACAAGAAGACCGGCGTCCTGACGCAGCTCCCCGGAACCGACGGATGCGTCAGTGAGACCGGCTCCGGCGGCGCGTGCATCGACGGCGTCGGCCTCGACGGCCCGCGATCGATCGCCGTCAGCCGCAGCGGCAAGGATCTCTACGTCGCTTCGTCGGTCGGAGACGCCGTCGCCGTCTTCCGCCGGAACAAGAAGACCGGAACGCTGGCGCAGCTCCCCGGAACCGACGGATGCGTGAGCGAGACCGGCTCGGGCGGCGACTGCGCCGACGGCGTGGTCCTCGACGGCGCGCACGGCGTCGCCGTGAGCGCCGCGGGCAAGCACGTCTACGTCGCGTCGGACGTGAGTGGTGCAGTGAGCGCCTTCGGCCGGTAG
- a CDS encoding cellulase family glycosylhydrolase, translating into MHRSWRRRALALLTLAAVLAPALAVAAPKALRQAGRWLVDADGRAVILHGVNQVNKLPPYLPSAIGFGADDIAKIAAEGFNTVRFGLAHQGLAPAPGVYDAAYLDDIAATVSLMTAEGIYVLLDFHQDLYGERYQGNGMADWATVDSSPTDPTLLPACDHGFPGNIFSCPFLWEAFDRFFGLNGRELEIGPRGRTLQAEFADAWRQVAARFKDEPLVFGYNLMNEPYPGSSIPQCLRATGCPGNADAQLTAFSNLVAEAIREVDPATIVYYEPYGTNFNAGFPTHHGDVDVDGVGFSFHVYACLPDAGPSATCGPRERTVFLNADAQAETFAHAPLVTEFGATDQLETIERIVAAADEHRMGWQYWAWWNRDPCCESPGDGVIDHPMNPPTSEHLKEDKLDVLVRPYPRAVAGTPLDWSFDRVTRRFTMSYATTPVDGALAPGAVTEVWIPGRHFPGGYDVVGLSGAQVVSIGNAERLQLLALPGATTVSFSVVPAGCGPVPAPGCAQQLTADRGALAMTDATPDAKDRLRWSWIDGAAATTPDFGNPSASTAYRLCVWDETAGVPRLVGSLGVPVGGTCDGKPCWRATSTGFRYRDPGAASDGIRQIVLKAGAAGRSNIQVRGQGSALALPPLPFAQASKVTVQLRNDSSPSCWEATYSAPARRNEADQFKDRGD; encoded by the coding sequence ATGCACCGGTCGTGGCGTCGCCGCGCCCTCGCCCTGCTCACGCTCGCCGCCGTGCTCGCGCCGGCGCTCGCCGTCGCCGCGCCGAAGGCGCTTCGCCAGGCCGGGCGCTGGCTCGTCGACGCGGACGGGCGGGCGGTGATCCTCCACGGCGTGAATCAAGTGAACAAGCTGCCGCCCTATCTGCCGTCCGCCATCGGCTTCGGCGCCGACGACATCGCGAAGATCGCCGCCGAAGGGTTCAACACGGTCCGTTTCGGGCTCGCACACCAGGGCCTGGCGCCGGCGCCGGGCGTGTACGACGCGGCCTACCTCGACGACATCGCGGCGACGGTGAGCCTCATGACGGCCGAGGGCATCTACGTGCTGCTCGACTTCCACCAGGATCTCTACGGCGAGCGCTACCAGGGCAACGGCATGGCGGACTGGGCGACGGTCGACAGCTCGCCGACCGATCCGACGCTGCTTCCGGCCTGCGACCATGGCTTTCCAGGCAACATCTTCTCGTGCCCCTTCCTGTGGGAGGCGTTCGACCGCTTCTTCGGCTTGAACGGCCGCGAGCTCGAGATCGGTCCGCGTGGCCGGACGCTGCAGGCGGAGTTCGCCGACGCGTGGCGCCAGGTGGCGGCGCGCTTCAAGGACGAGCCGCTGGTCTTTGGCTACAACCTCATGAACGAGCCGTACCCGGGAAGCTCGATCCCGCAGTGCCTGCGAGCGACCGGATGCCCGGGGAACGCCGACGCGCAGCTCACGGCGTTCTCGAACCTCGTCGCGGAGGCGATTCGCGAGGTCGATCCGGCGACGATCGTGTACTACGAGCCGTACGGGACGAACTTCAACGCCGGCTTCCCGACGCACCACGGCGACGTCGACGTCGACGGGGTCGGCTTCTCGTTCCACGTCTATGCGTGCCTGCCCGACGCGGGTCCGTCCGCGACCTGCGGCCCGCGCGAGCGTACCGTCTTCCTGAACGCCGACGCGCAGGCGGAGACCTTCGCGCACGCGCCGCTCGTCACCGAGTTCGGCGCGACGGACCAGCTCGAGACGATCGAGCGCATCGTGGCGGCCGCTGACGAGCACCGGATGGGTTGGCAGTACTGGGCGTGGTGGAATCGCGATCCCTGCTGCGAGTCCCCGGGCGATGGCGTCATCGACCACCCGATGAATCCGCCGACCTCGGAGCACCTGAAGGAAGACAAGCTCGACGTGCTGGTGCGTCCGTATCCACGCGCCGTCGCCGGCACGCCGCTCGACTGGTCGTTCGACCGCGTCACGCGCCGCTTCACGATGTCCTACGCAACGACGCCGGTGGACGGCGCGCTCGCCCCGGGTGCGGTGACCGAGGTGTGGATCCCGGGTCGCCACTTTCCCGGAGGCTACGACGTCGTAGGTCTGTCCGGCGCGCAGGTGGTTTCGATCGGCAACGCCGAGCGCCTCCAGCTCCTGGCGCTCCCCGGCGCGACGACGGTGTCGTTCTCGGTGGTGCCGGCCGGGTGCGGCCCGGTGCCGGCGCCGGGTTGCGCGCAGCAGCTCACGGCGGACCGCGGCGCGCTGGCGATGACCGACGCGACTCCCGACGCCAAGGACCGCCTCCGCTGGTCGTGGATCGACGGTGCGGCGGCGACGACGCCCGACTTCGGCAATCCGTCGGCGTCCACGGCCTATCGCCTCTGCGTCTGGGACGAGACCGCCGGCGTTCCGCGCCTCGTCGGCAGCCTCGGCGTGCCCGTCGGCGGCACGTGCGACGGCAAGCCATGTTGGCGCGCCACGAGCACGGGCTTCCGCTATCGCGATCCGGGCGCCGCGAGCGACGGCATCCGTCAGATCGTGCTGAAGGCCGGCGCCGCCGGCCGCAGCAACATCCAAGTCCGTGGGCAGGGAAGCGCGCTCGCGCTGCCGCCGCTCCCGTTCGCGCAAGCGTCGAAGGTCACCGTGCAGCTGCGCAACGACAGCTCGCCGTCCTGCTGGGAGGCCACGTACAGCGCGCCGGCGCGCCGCAACGAGGCCGATCAGTTCAAGGACCGGGGCGATTGA